One window from the genome of Daphnia pulex isolate KAP4 chromosome 9, ASM2113471v1 encodes:
- the LOC124201728 gene encoding nucleolar protein 12-like — translation MASKVQPKRGVNTKPHSRNAVNQRQNTKPKNRQTKVNLIFDEKARKEYLTGFRKRKAERRKKFNENLKKEIKSERKRLQTELREDIKKSASSRRIPELQHLVDDVAHVYELPEHTVKIEPILDSQIRSENLFLGKNEASNAASDEENNREPLVDKKKKTKDLNRQMNKKLLKTKAFKRQTQMVRDKSRKKGKHLRKTK, via the exons atgGCTTCCAAGGTTCAGCCTAAGCGTGGTGTCAATACGAAACCCCACAGCCGAAATGCCGTCAACCAAAGACAAAATACTAAACCGAAGAATCGACAAACTAAagttaatttgatttttgatgaaaaagcCAGAAA GGAGTACCTAACAGGATTTAGGAAGAGAAAAGCtgagagaaggaagaaatttAATGAGaaccttaaaaaagaaatcaagtcTGAAAGGAAGAGGCTTCAAACTGAACTCCGTGAGGATATTAAAAAGTCAGCTTCCAGCAGGCGTATTCCTGAGCTACAACACCTTGTTGATGATGTAGCTCATGTATATGAGCTCCCAGAACATACTGTCAAAATTGAGCCTATTCTGGATTCTCAAATCAGAAGTGAAAATCTGTTTCttggaaaaaatgaa GCATCTAATGCAGCAtcagatgaagaaaacaacagaGAGCCTTtggttgataaaaaaaagaaaaccaaggaTTTGAATCGACAGATGAACAAGAAACTATTGAAAACTAAGGCATTTAAACGGCAAACACAAATGGTCAGAGACAAGTCTAGAAAGAAGGGAAAGCATTTAAGGAAGACAAAATAA